In Bacteroides cellulosilyticus, the genomic stretch ATGGGAATGAGAATCTTTGGGCAGGATATATTATGGGTGAAATAAATTTTGGCAAGTATGTTACATTTATACCAGGTGTACGCTACGATTTTTCTCACCTGAAGTACAATGCATACAGTGGCTCTAATGTTCCTGACAATGAAGAAAAAGAACATGAGTTTGAATATGAAAAGAGTAATGACTCCGACAAATATGGATATTGGCTACCACAAATCCATTTGCGTATAAAGCCAACAAACTGGATGGACATCAGGCTGGCATACACTGAAACACTGTCAAGACCTGATTATAACCTGCTTGCTCCACGAACAATCATAAAACCGAATGTGAATGAAGTAACATGGAGCCGTACTAATTTGAAGCCTGCTTTATCTCGGAATTATGATGTTATATTGACGTTCTATCAACCGGATTATGGACTCTTTACTATTAGTGGATTTTATAAAGATATTAAAAACTTTACTTATACTCGCTCTGCCTATATGTTGAATGGTACAGTGACGGATCCTGCTAATTTTGACTTACCTATGAGTTTGTCAGGTGGTAGCATTACCTATCCTTTAAATAGTCCATATAATGCAACGTTGAAGGGGTTGGAATTTGATTTGCAACTGCAATTCCGCAAAATGAAGAACTTCATGAAAGGTGTGGTATTCAGTGCTAATCTTACTCTTATGGACTCTAAAATGAACTACTTTGAAACGTTGAAGTCAAGAATTAAAAATCCGGATTTTACTCCCGGAGGTACTGAGAAGCCATTCCTTCCAACCAACTCTGACATTATATATACAGACCGGTTGTTAAAGCAACCCTCTCTACTATTCAACGTTTCTTTGGGATATGATTACAAGAAATTCTCAGGCAGAATATCTTGCAACTATCAAGACGGAGTGTTGATTGCAGAACAGCATCGCCAAGATGCAGCTGATGTGGAATCTACACGTCCATTCGTGAAATGGGATATGCAGTTGAAATATAGTTTGACCAGACAATTCTCTCTGTATGCTACTTTGTCCAACTTTACACAATCTTCCGATCGTAAACGTCGTGATATAACGAACTATCCGTCCAGAGTTGAATACTATGGTTCGGCTGCATACATTGGCTTTAAATATGATATCTTTAAATAAACATTGTTCCACTAAAACACTAAAGTTATGAAACTATATAAAATATATTCTAGAGCTATAGGATTACTTTTCGCATTGTCACTCTTGTGTGTTGGCTGCGAGAATGAAGATATACTCGATATTAATGATTTGGAAATCTCTCCAAGTAATCCTGAGAGTGTAGTTATTGTAGAACCGGACGATGGTATTACGTCGGTCAACGCTTTAACCAAAGCTATTAATGAAAATGGAGATGCAACATATATATTGCGTCGTGATGGGGTTTACTATATGGAAGGCAAGAATGTCTTCAAACATAATGTTGTAATTAAGGCCGAAAATGGTTCTGGCAAAATGCCTATCATACAACCTATTTGTGACGCGCAAGGAGCTTTAAATGCTGATATGATCCGTTTGGAAGGTAGCGCCACTTTTGAGAATATCTATATCATAGGTAAAGATGCGGCAACTGGTAATCTCATGCAACGTTTATTTCGTATTGACGAATCAAATGTGAGACTGAAATTTGACAATTGTTTTATTGACCATTGCAGGAACTTCTGTATTCGTACTGACAATGTCAATAATAAAATTTATCTGAATAACTCTACCATTCGTAATTTAGCTCTCACAAGTGATCCAGCCAATGGCAGATTGATAGATTCACGTGGAAACGAGCAAGATAGTATTGTTATCAATAATTGCTATGTTTATAATAACACTGCCCATATTGTACGATTTGACAATGTAGTCACAAACTATTTTGGAATTAAGCACAGTACATTCTATAATGTTGGGCACCATATACAAATAAACTATGCTATCAAAGTTGAAATAGAGAACAATATTTTCGCTAATGTAGGGTGGAAATCGAGTGCCGAGAGTGATGTGTTTTGGCAAATTTCAATACCAAAGAAAGATGAACGTGCTCAGGATATTAGTATGAGTGTTTGCAATAACAACTTATTTTTCTCTGAGGAATTTGAAAGACTGTTTGCCAAATACCCGCAGAATTTGAAGCGTACTACACTCTCTGACGATGGCTATCAACTGATAGAGGAAGGTAAACTGACTTTTAAAGATAATTTCTCGGAAGTACTGACTTTTGATTATCCGCCTGTTTTGCCAATGGAATATATTGACAAGTTTTTTGAGAATATGGGAAGTAATATGTCCAAATGGGCAGATCTTCCATTTTATGTTGACGAAGACGGAGTAGAAGGTATTGAAGTAGGAAAGACATTCACATTTCATTATTCAACCTCTTTCAAATCAGCAACAGCTTCCACAACCCAAGGACCTATTGGAGCATCATTTTAAAACTAAAAGAAAATGAAGAATATACTATTTATATTTTTAGCAGTGTTATACTCTGCTTGCATATCGGCTCAAGAAGGAGATAGTAAGAAGGTTAAAGACAGAGTACATCCCTATCTGATAATGACAACAGAAGATGAATCTGTCATCCGTTCTGCTATACAAACAGATGGAGTGTGGAAGGAATATCATGCCATCATGATAGAAGAGGCCGATAATATTCTTGGCAAGCCTAATTGCCAAAGAGTTATTCTTGGCAGAAGATTGCTTGAAGTGTCGCGTGAATGTTTGCGCAGGACGTTACTTTTAGGATATGCCTACAGAATGACTGGTGAAGTGAAATATGCCAAACGGGCAGAAAGTGAATTAGATAATGCCGCAGATTTTGTTGATTGGAATCCATCTCACTTTTTGGATGTAGCTGAAATGACTACAGCTATGGCTATCGGATATGACTGGCTTTACAATTTTATCAGTGATCAGACTAAGCTTAAAATAGAGAAAGCTATAGAAACCAAAGGTTTGAATCCATCATTAGACAGCCAATATAATAGCTGGCTCTATCGAAATAATAATTGGAATCAGGTATGTAATGGAGGAATAACACTTGGTGCCTTGGCTATTTATGATAAAATTCCAACCCTTGCTGATGAGTTGATCAATAGGGCTGTCCAGTCTGTTAAACTACCCATGTCCGTGTATGCACCTGATGGTGCGTATGCCGAAGGCTATTCCTATTGGGGATATGGGACGACTTACAACCTCCTCTTAATTGATGCCTTGGAAAATGTTATGGGAACTGATTATAATCTTTCTCAGGAACCAGGTTTCTTGAATACTGGAAAGTTTATCCAGAATATGCTACTTTCTGATGGCAAATCCTTCAACTATGGAGATTGTTCATCATCTGGTCGCGTAAGTCCTGCTATGTTTTGGTTTGCTAATAGGACTGCTGATAAAGATATTCTTTGGAGTGAGAAATACCAGTTTAGCCTGTCTTCTAAAAAGAGTATTAGGTCCTATCGATATGCTGTATTGGCTTTGATATGGGGCGCTTCTACTTCTATGGATAATCTGCCTAAACCTACTCAAAGAATGTGGGTATCAAGTAAAACAACCACTCCTGTTGCCCTTATGCGGACTACCTGGGATTATCAACATGGATTATCCATTGCACTCAAAGGAGGGACAGCACAATCAGGACACACACATTTGGATGCCGGTTCTTTTATCTTTATCAGTAAGGATACTCGCTGGAGTACGGATTTAGGTCCTCAGGATTACAACTCATTAGAATCCAAAGGTATTGATTTGTGGAATAAGACTCAGGAATCTGATCGTTGGAAAGTGTTTAGATACAATAACCTGGCTCATAATACACTTTCTTTTGACAATAAATATCAAAATGTGAATGGCTATGCAACGATTACAGACTTTTTGGATAATGAAAACTACATGTATGCTATTGCAGACCTTACAAAGATATACGAAGGTCAAGCAAAGGAAGTAAAAAGAGGAGTAGCTATCATTGATTCTCACTATGCCGTTGTTAGGGATGAAGTAAAGACATTGGGACAGCCCACTGTTATTCGCTGGAATATGGTGACGGAAGCTCAACCTGCTATTATAGGAGAACATACAATACAGCTATCCCAGAATGGAGAAAAACTGTTATTGGAGGTGGAATCTCCGGCAAAGGTCAGAATGAAAACTTGGAGTGCGACATCACCCAACAGTTGGGATGCCAAAAATCCGGGTGTGATGTTCGTTGGGTTTGAAGCTGAACTGCGGCCCAATACAACAGAAGTATTACAAGTTAAACTCATACCGGAAGGTAATTTCGATTCCAGCAAAGAAATAATGCCGTTAACTGATTGGAAAAATAACTAATAATAAAATTATATGAAGAAAAAGACATTGATTTTGGCAGGACTAGTAATGGGACTCCTCTTACCATCATGCAGTAATAATAGTAATGATATGATGAGTTCTGTGATAGAAAAAGGATTAAAACGTAGCATTGAACAGTCTGAATTTATGGCTGCCAGTCTGATGGATCAGCCTGACAGGCTTCCAAAGACCACAGAGAAAGATGGAACTCTTGTTACGTCAGATACGCATTGGTGGTGTAGTGGTTTTTTTCCAGGAACTTTATGGATGCTTTATGAAGCTACTGGGAATGAAACGCTGAAAAAATATGCCGAAAGCTATACGATGCGTATTGAAAAGGAGCAATATGCTTTAGATACGCATGATTTAGGTTTTATGATGAACTGTAGTTTTGGAAATGGTTATAAAATAACAGGAAATGAAAACTATAAGAAAATTCTGTTACAAAGTGCCCGGTCATTAGCAACACGCTATAACGAAAATATAGGAGTTATTCGTTCGTGGGATAATAAGCCTAAATGGATGTATCCTGTAATTATTGACAATTTAATGAATTTGGAACTATTAGAAAATGCATATAAATTATCACAGGACTCATTGTTTGATAAAATTGCAAACAGCCATGCTACGGTAACTATAACAAATCATTTTCGCCTGGATTATAGTTCATGCCATGTTGTAGATTATGATACCATAACTAATAAAGCGCTCAAAATGGATACCCATCAAGGATATTCAAGTACTTCGGCATGGGCACGTGGACAAGCGTGGGGATTGTATGGCTATACAATGATGTATAGAGAAACCCAGAACGAAAAATATCTTCAGCAAGCCATTAACATTGCGAAGTTTATCTTGCACCACCCAAACCTTCCGGAAGACAAGATACCTTATTGGGATTTTGATGCACCTAATATTCCGGACGAACCACGGGATGCTTCTGCTGGGGCTATCATAGCATCCGCTCTGTTAGAGTTGGGGCAATATGTCAATGATGATAAGCTTTCTAAAGAATATCAGTCTGTAGCCGCTCAACAACTGAGAACACTCTCGTCAGACGAGTACCTGGCGGATCCCCGGACAAATGGCGGGTTTATTCTTAAGCATTCAGTGGGAAATAAACCCCGAAACAGTGAAGTTGATGCTCCACTTACGTATGCCGATTATTATTATGTAGAAGCGTTACTCAGATATAAGAAACTGTTGCAATAGGTATTTCGGCCAATTATATAAGAATGCGGGTTAGGACGGTTAAGGCAATCTAACCTGCATTTTATTTATAAACAACACTTAACAACTACCATGAAAAAGAAATTGGTTTATTTGTTTTTACTATTATGGGTCTGCTGCAATCAAGTACAGATTGCACGCGCCCAATTTGCTATGACAAACGTATATGGACGGAAATGTGTACTATTAAATGGGAAATGGGATGTAATCATAGACCCTTATCTGCATGGGCATAAAGACTCCATCTATAAGGATAAACCTTTAAAAAGTAAGTCCGATTTCAAAGAATATGCTTTTGAAGGAGGAGTACGGCTTAATGTGCCGGGTGACTGGAATTCTCAATATCCGGAATTAAAATATTATGAAGGTACAGTATGGTACGCAAGGCATTTCAGTATAAAAAGGAGTTCTGACGAAAATGTATTTCTATATTTCGGGGCAGTAAATTACCAATGCACTGTATATCTGAATGGAACCAAAGTGGGGGGACATGAAGGAGGATTTACTCCATTTCAGATAAATATAACAGACCGCATTGTTTCTGGAGACAATTTTCTTGTATTGGAGGTTAATAACTATAGAAATAAAGATGCGATACCTGCTTTACTCTATGACTGGTGGAACTATGGTGGCATAACTCGGGATGTTATGATTGTGAAAACTCCCCAACTCTATATTGACCATTATTTTATACAGTTAGACAAATATAAGCCGGATCTGGTTCATGTCAAAGTACAACTTTCTGAAAAGCGTGTAAATGAAAATATCCGAATTACTATTCCCGCTTTAAATGTACTTCGACAGTTGAGCACAGATAGCACAGGTATGGCGCAGGCCTCCATAAAAGTTAAGCAGTTACAACGTTGGTCACCGCAAACGCCTCAGCTATATCTGGTTCAACTGGCTACTCGCAACGATACTATTAAAGAGGAACTCGGATTTAGAAATCTTTATGTCAAAGGGAAACAAATTTATCTGAATGGTAGTCCTGTTTTTATGAAGGGTATCAGTTTTCATGAAGAAATAGCTCAAAGACAAGGTAGAGCTTTCTCTCAGCAAGACGCAGTAGCTCTGTTATCCGAAGCAAAGGCATTGGGAGCTAATTTGATACGACTGGCACATTATCCTCAAAATGAGTACATCGTAAGATTGGCTGAAAAAATGGGTTTCATGCTTTGGGAAGAAATACCACTTTGGCAAAATATAGATTTCACTAGTAAAGTAACTCTGCAGAAAGCATTGACTATGCATTCTGAAATGATAATGAGAGATAGAAACAGATGTGCTTTGACATTTTGGGGAATTGCTAATGAAACCAGTCCCTCCAAGTCGCGCAACAGTTTTCTAAAAGAAATTATAAATAATTGTCAAAAGATAGATACCACCCGTTTACTTACTGCTGCTTTTGATAAGGTGAAGTGGAATGGTGATACCCAAACATTTGAGTTGGAGGATACACTTACAGAATATCTGGACGTTATATCTATCAATAAATACATGGGGTGGTATCATCCGTGGCCAATTAAGCCATCTGAAATTAGCTGGAATATCTGTCCTGATAAACCGCTTTTTATTTCCGAATTTGGCGGAGAAGCATTATATGGCCAGTCTGGAGATGCTACAGTAGCGAGTTCTTGGAGTGAAGAATATCAGGAACAGCTGTATAAGGACAATTTAGAAATGTTTATCTCTATTCCTAATTTGACAGGTATAGCCCCTTGGATTTTGTTTGATTTTCGTTCTCCCTATCGTTTTCACCCGCTCAATCAAAATGGTTGGAATCGAAAAGGGTTAATCTCAGATCAAGGATATCGCAAAAAAGCATGGTATGTAATAAATGAATTCTATAAAAACATTAACTTTTAAGTATCTCACAATGAATATTCATATACTTTCTTTACTGGGCGTTGCAACTATTACACAAGTATCAATTGCGACGGCACAGACTGCGCCTAAGGTCAATATTTTATTTTGTGTAGCTGATGATGCAGGTCATATGAGTGCTTATGGGGTTCCATGGATAAATACACCTGCATTTGATACTGTAGCTCGTAATGGGCTTTTATTTAATAATATGTATACATGTAATGCCAAATCCGCACCCTCACGTGCTGCTATGATTACAGGTAGAAATTCATGGCAGTTGGAAGAAGCCTGTAATCATTGGCCGAACTTTCCTGAGAAATTTAAATCCTATCCGGAAGCTTTAGCTGATAATGGATATTATGTAGGCTGCACGGGAAAGGGTTGGGGACCTGGATATGCTGTCAATTCAAGAGGTGAGAACCGAAATCTTACCGGGCAGGTATGGAACAAACGTAAACTTACGCCTCCAACTACGGGGATTTCTGATTGTGATTATGCAGCCAATTTTAACGATTTTCTAAAGAGTTGGGACAAGTCTAAGCCATTTTGTTTTTGGTATGGAGCACTTGAACCGCACCGTGGCTATGAATATGAATCTTCTAAGCGCTTTGGAAAGAATATCAATGATATTGATTCTGTACCATCCTATTGGCCAGACAATGAGATTGTGAGAAGAGATATGCTGGATTATGCAGTGGAAGTAGAGCATTTTGATAAACATTTAGGTCTGATACTTCAGTCTTTAGAGGAAATAGGCGAACTTGACAACACTGTTATAATTGTTACTTCTGATCATAATATGCCTTTTCCACGTTGTAAAGGACAGGAGTATTATAACTCCAATCACATCCCAATGGCAGTCATGTGGAAGAATGGGATAAGACATCCGGGAAGACAGATTAATGAATACATCAGTGTCATAGATTTGGCACCTACTATTTTGAAAATAGCAGGTATAAGTGAGATGCAATCAGGGATGCAAGCTATCACTGGAAGAGACTTTGTTGACTTGCTGAAAGATGAAAACACAGGGATAGACCGCAATTACGTAATGATCGGTAAAGAACGGCATGATGTAGGTCGCCCCAATGATCAGGGATATCCTATCCGTGGGTTGATCAGAGGAGACTTCCTTTACCTTAAAAACTTTAAACCTGAACGCTGGCCTGCAGGTGATCCTGAAACAGGTTATATGAATGTGGACGGTAGCCCTACTAAAACTGAGATTCTGAAAGCCCGTCATAATCCCAAAACAAAATATTTATGGCAACTGTCTTTTGGGAAACGGGAAGCGGAGGAATTATATAATATAAAAAAGGATCCTAATTGCATGGTCAATTTGATTCAAAAGAAGGAATATGCTTGCATAAAAGATAGAATGGAAGAAGAAATGACCAGACGATTATTGGATCAAAAAGATCCGCGAATGTATAATAAGGGGGATATCTTTGATAAATATCCGGACACCAGCGAAGCCCATGACTTTTGGCACAGGATAAGGAACGGAGAACGAGTACCGGCAGATTGGATTAATATTTCTGATTTTGAAAAAGACTTTCCGCAATAAGAGTTTTTCTTGTAAAAAAGAAAATAAAAGAGTATCTATATGATATTTCATCCGCAGATGACACAGATTTATAATAGCAAATAATTGCTATATCTGAAGAATATCTGCGGATGTCAAACTGGTAATTCTGTTCCTATACCTTTTTCTGAATAGAATATTGTTTCGGAGTCATACCAAACTCTTTCTTAAAGCTTTGTCCGAAATAGCGTTGATCTGAATATCCAACCATATAACATATTTCTGAGACAGGATGAGAAGTTTGTTTTAACAGCTCTGCGGCCCGTCGCATGCGTCTTTTTCTGATTAAATCACTTGGTGACAAATTTGTGATTTCCATAGCTCTTCGATATAAGGTAGAACGGCTTATATTTAATAAACTAGCCAATTTATCAATATTAAACTCAATATCTGCTATGTTATCTTCTATAACGTTGATGATATTAGCAACGAATTTGTCGTCATCTGATGTGATAAGTACTTCTTTAGGGTCTATAATCAACTCTTTCCGAATGTTCTCTTTGATTGCCGTACGTACATCAAGTAGCTGTCTTATTCTTGCATCCAGGCTAGCTACATTGAACGGTTTTGCAATAAACACATCAGCCCCTGCTTCATATACCTTCTGCTCCGTTATTTCAGAGGAAAGTGAGGACATGAAAATGACGGGTATTGCTGATAATATCTGGTATTCTTTCATTTTGCGACATAACTCAAATTTATAGTCGTCTTCTTTCACCACATCAAAGATAACTAGAGAAGGTATTTTGTCGAGCATGTGCTTTATGTCGGTAGCAGCTGTGTTTAGTGATACGTTAAACTTATTTTGGAAAACAGATTTAATGAAGAGGTCTATGTCTTTGTCTCCCTCATACAGATAAATCACTGGCAAAGTTTTATCCGAATCAATATTCAATTCATCCACAGTTCTATCTTTTTGAACAGTTACAGGTAATAACAGCGATACAGATTGTGCTTTATCCAATGTTTTCATTTCTCTTGCACTGTAATGAGAATCGCCTAATAGCAAGTCGAAAGTATATTCCCTCATCCGGTTTCCTTCGATATTACGTATGGATAGTTCGCTATGATGCACTTTTAGATAATCGTATGCAATTAAAAAGCGAGTGTTTAACTCTTGTACATTAGACTCTCCTTCTCCACTTCGCGATGCAATAATACTTACGTTCAGCCTGTAATCATGGGAGTCAAGCATATATTTCACCTCAACCCTACCATTATCTATTATATAGGAAATAGCATCTTCCATAATATTATATAGAGCTACTTCTATCTTAGTTATGTCTATGATAGTTGTAACAGAAGTCACGTTTCCTTCTATTGAATAAGTTATATGTTTGGCGGCAAACTCATCTAGAAATAAATTGCAAATTCCTTGGATAACAGGAATAATATCCACTTTTGATAACTGTACATCATATTCCCCCAAGGATACTTTTTTGAACTCCATCAACTTCGATACTTGTTCCGACAATTTGAATACATTGCCTGACATCGTATGTAGCATACGCTTAACATCTGTATGTGTCAACTGGTCATAATTTTTCAGTAAATATTGCAGAGGCGCATAAATCAGAGTTAAGGGTACCTTAAAACCATATGACAAACGAGTGTAATAGTCTAATTTCCACTTAGACAATGCATCCTTGTGTCGCAATTTAGAACCTAAATTAAAGTTTCGGACAACTAATAGTAAAATGCCTGCAACTATGGTTACATATAAGGAGTAGGCCCACCAAGTTCTCCATGGTGCCTTTTCTACCACAATCTCAATAGTCCGTATATTGTCCATCCAGATACCCGAAGCATTAGTTGATTTTACTTTAAAAGTGTATGTGCCGGGAGTTAAATTGGAATAAGAAGCGTTATTTCTTGATGCGTCTGTAATAATCCAGTCTTTATCAAAGTCCTCTAACATATAGGCATACTCTATTTTTAGCGGATCTTTATAATAGAGAGAGCTGAAAGACAAGGAAAATTGAGTATCTTTATACGATAGCACTAACTTGCCCGAATTATTAATCTCGTGCAAGCGATTTTTCTTCTCATCGGAAAAATTCTCTTTATTCAGAAGTTTTATGCCGGATATATAGACATTATGCGGATAAGTGTCTGGTGTCAATTGAGTAGGATTAAAAAAGTTGAGTCCATTTACTCCTCCTATGAATATTTCTCCATTGCGGTTGACGCATGTTCCCAAAATATACCATGTCTTTACAATATCTTGATTTACATTCAATTCATAATACACAATCAAATCTTCTAGATTGATCTTATAAATACCGTGTAAACTAACCGCCCATACATTCTCCATATTATCCTGTATAATAGCCCCAATATAGGAACTCTTTCTTGAATATGGGAATTCTAATCTGGTAAACTTATCTTGCTCAATGTTGTATCTATATAATCCGTTTGCTGTTCCGGCCCATATTCTTTTTTGATGGTCTATATATATTGCCGTTATCCACGATCCACCAAACATATTTCTAGGGTATAATTTCGTACTTATAACTTTCAAATCATCGTCCAGTTGTAGGCGATATAACCCATCATTGTCTGATGAAAGCCAAATGTTTCCATTGCTGTCCCTACAAATGGCTCTGTGTTTGCCTTTCACCTTTTCTGGATAGTCTAATCTGGTGAATTTGCCGGTTGAAGCATTGATGCTACCAACCCCACCTTCGGAGAATGCTAACCAGATATTATTGTAATAGTCCTTAAATATGGAACGTACATATCGCATTCCATATTGCTCTAATGCAACATTCAGTGATTGATCGTCATAAAAAAGGCATCTTCCCGAATCGAAAAATTTGATTGCGTTTTTTGTGCTGATCAAGAAGGTTTGATCTTTGAATTTGGTGATGCACTGTATTTTGTTGCCAGCCATTATGTCATTTGTATTTCTCCGGTCAACATATTGCGTAATAGTATAGTCATTTTTATTGTTCCATTTTATTTTATTAATTCCATTGGATGTGGCCAACCATAAATAATCATCGTCACAGTATATGGAAGAAATAATATTGCTGGATGGAACATTCTTTCCATTTTTACTATGCTTGATGGCATGAAAGTTGGAGGACTCATCATTGTATAAATATACTCCCTCTAATGTACATATCCAAATTCTGGATTTCTTGTCTTTATAAATTTTATTAATAGTGTTTTTCAGTTCGCTATCTCCTGATTTATCTATTAATAATTTATTTTTCAAGACTGCCTTTCCGCTATGGTCATATTCGTATATGGAAATACCATATCCCCTGGTTCCCACCCACACTTGATTTGCGTATTCGAAGAAGGAGATAACTTCATGATTATAGGCAATATGCTTAAATCCTGATATTCCCACAGAATCCAAAGTATCTATGTTACTATATAATATTTCTTCGCCACGGCATATCCATAGTTTATTACGGCTATCAATAAATAATTGAACAATTTTGTCTCCACTATATAAAGTGTTGGTCTTCGTTTTACCGTCATTTTCAATATGAATGATCACCAAACCGGATTCCGTGCCCAATAAGACTTCTTGATTTCTATAAATCACCATAGAGGTAATATGATTATTCAGTGATTCCTTATATATGGTTATTTTGTGGATGAAATTCCAGTTATAGTCAAAGAGGAAAACCTCTCTGTCTGTAGCTACAACTTGATAATCGCTGTTACACTGATAAGCTATAATATTTTTGGATTTCAACAATGGAGAACAAAGGTCACATTGGTTATTTATATAGTTGTAGGCATAAAGTCCTTCATTGGTTCCTATATACAATGTTGTTTTTCTGTGGCTTAAGAAATTAACATAACGGTCGCTTATCATTGAATGAATTAATGGCTGAAGAGAATAACCATCAAAAAGAAAAACGCCGTTATCCAAA encodes the following:
- a CDS encoding sulfatase; translated protein: MNIHILSLLGVATITQVSIATAQTAPKVNILFCVADDAGHMSAYGVPWINTPAFDTVARNGLLFNNMYTCNAKSAPSRAAMITGRNSWQLEEACNHWPNFPEKFKSYPEALADNGYYVGCTGKGWGPGYAVNSRGENRNLTGQVWNKRKLTPPTTGISDCDYAANFNDFLKSWDKSKPFCFWYGALEPHRGYEYESSKRFGKNINDIDSVPSYWPDNEIVRRDMLDYAVEVEHFDKHLGLILQSLEEIGELDNTVIIVTSDHNMPFPRCKGQEYYNSNHIPMAVMWKNGIRHPGRQINEYISVIDLAPTILKIAGISEMQSGMQAITGRDFVDLLKDENTGIDRNYVMIGKERHDVGRPNDQGYPIRGLIRGDFLYLKNFKPERWPAGDPETGYMNVDGSPTKTEILKARHNPKTKYLWQLSFGKREAEELYNIKKDPNCMVNLIQKKEYACIKDRMEEEMTRRLLDQKDPRMYNKGDIFDKYPDTSEAHDFWHRIRNGERVPADWINISDFEKDFPQ
- a CDS encoding glycoside hydrolase family 2 protein — encoded protein: MKKKLVYLFLLLWVCCNQVQIARAQFAMTNVYGRKCVLLNGKWDVIIDPYLHGHKDSIYKDKPLKSKSDFKEYAFEGGVRLNVPGDWNSQYPELKYYEGTVWYARHFSIKRSSDENVFLYFGAVNYQCTVYLNGTKVGGHEGGFTPFQINITDRIVSGDNFLVLEVNNYRNKDAIPALLYDWWNYGGITRDVMIVKTPQLYIDHYFIQLDKYKPDLVHVKVQLSEKRVNENIRITIPALNVLRQLSTDSTGMAQASIKVKQLQRWSPQTPQLYLVQLATRNDTIKEELGFRNLYVKGKQIYLNGSPVFMKGISFHEEIAQRQGRAFSQQDAVALLSEAKALGANLIRLAHYPQNEYIVRLAEKMGFMLWEEIPLWQNIDFTSKVTLQKALTMHSEMIMRDRNRCALTFWGIANETSPSKSRNSFLKEIINNCQKIDTTRLLTAAFDKVKWNGDTQTFELEDTLTEYLDVISINKYMGWYHPWPIKPSEISWNICPDKPLFISEFGGEALYGQSGDATVASSWSEEYQEQLYKDNLEMFISIPNLTGIAPWILFDFRSPYRFHPLNQNGWNRKGLISDQGYRKKAWYVINEFYKNINF
- a CDS encoding glycoside hydrolase family 88 protein is translated as MKKKTLILAGLVMGLLLPSCSNNSNDMMSSVIEKGLKRSIEQSEFMAASLMDQPDRLPKTTEKDGTLVTSDTHWWCSGFFPGTLWMLYEATGNETLKKYAESYTMRIEKEQYALDTHDLGFMMNCSFGNGYKITGNENYKKILLQSARSLATRYNENIGVIRSWDNKPKWMYPVIIDNLMNLELLENAYKLSQDSLFDKIANSHATVTITNHFRLDYSSCHVVDYDTITNKALKMDTHQGYSSTSAWARGQAWGLYGYTMMYRETQNEKYLQQAINIAKFILHHPNLPEDKIPYWDFDAPNIPDEPRDASAGAIIASALLELGQYVNDDKLSKEYQSVAAQQLRTLSSDEYLADPRTNGGFILKHSVGNKPRNSEVDAPLTYADYYYVEALLRYKKLLQ
- a CDS encoding DUF4957 domain-containing protein produces the protein MKLYKIYSRAIGLLFALSLLCVGCENEDILDINDLEISPSNPESVVIVEPDDGITSVNALTKAINENGDATYILRRDGVYYMEGKNVFKHNVVIKAENGSGKMPIIQPICDAQGALNADMIRLEGSATFENIYIIGKDAATGNLMQRLFRIDESNVRLKFDNCFIDHCRNFCIRTDNVNNKIYLNNSTIRNLALTSDPANGRLIDSRGNEQDSIVINNCYVYNNTAHIVRFDNVVTNYFGIKHSTFYNVGHHIQINYAIKVEIENNIFANVGWKSSAESDVFWQISIPKKDERAQDISMSVCNNNLFFSEEFERLFAKYPQNLKRTTLSDDGYQLIEEGKLTFKDNFSEVLTFDYPPVLPMEYIDKFFENMGSNMSKWADLPFYVDEDGVEGIEVGKTFTFHYSTSFKSATASTTQGPIGASF
- a CDS encoding heparinase II/III family protein — its product is MKNILFIFLAVLYSACISAQEGDSKKVKDRVHPYLIMTTEDESVIRSAIQTDGVWKEYHAIMIEEADNILGKPNCQRVILGRRLLEVSRECLRRTLLLGYAYRMTGEVKYAKRAESELDNAADFVDWNPSHFLDVAEMTTAMAIGYDWLYNFISDQTKLKIEKAIETKGLNPSLDSQYNSWLYRNNNWNQVCNGGITLGALAIYDKIPTLADELINRAVQSVKLPMSVYAPDGAYAEGYSYWGYGTTYNLLLIDALENVMGTDYNLSQEPGFLNTGKFIQNMLLSDGKSFNYGDCSSSGRVSPAMFWFANRTADKDILWSEKYQFSLSSKKSIRSYRYAVLALIWGASTSMDNLPKPTQRMWVSSKTTTPVALMRTTWDYQHGLSIALKGGTAQSGHTHLDAGSFIFISKDTRWSTDLGPQDYNSLESKGIDLWNKTQESDRWKVFRYNNLAHNTLSFDNKYQNVNGYATITDFLDNENYMYAIADLTKIYEGQAKEVKRGVAIIDSHYAVVRDEVKTLGQPTVIRWNMVTEAQPAIIGEHTIQLSQNGEKLLLEVESPAKVRMKTWSATSPNSWDAKNPGVMFVGFEAELRPNTTEVLQVKLIPEGNFDSSKEIMPLTDWKNN